A single genomic interval of Polyangium spumosum harbors:
- a CDS encoding tetratricopeptide repeat protein, producing MASRLLVASLVTSSLALAGTAFGQGAGAAAPAKPDAAKPAAGAAAPTAPAPAAGPMKDPENKKGISPYMEAIKKGEDSFVARDFPSAVTAFQDAIKLDASKMLGFYRLGEAQLAAGKPEEAEAVWNVALNKDGPADLKAKVHFVLADLRERQRKLPEAKEAWGKYAQFLKDQAADAKGYPGTPEERQKVIERRLKDEKDYAAVKERIIKRQAEREKEAANNAKKDKLNR from the coding sequence ATGGCAAGCCGTCTGCTCGTCGCTTCCCTCGTGACCTCTTCGCTCGCGCTCGCCGGAACGGCGTTCGGCCAGGGAGCTGGTGCTGCGGCGCCTGCGAAGCCCGACGCGGCCAAGCCCGCTGCGGGCGCGGCGGCCCCCACGGCGCCTGCGCCTGCCGCGGGGCCGATGAAGGATCCCGAGAACAAGAAGGGGATCAGCCCCTACATGGAGGCGATCAAGAAGGGCGAGGACTCGTTCGTCGCGCGTGATTTCCCGAGCGCGGTGACGGCGTTCCAGGACGCGATCAAGCTCGACGCGTCGAAGATGCTCGGCTTCTACCGGCTCGGCGAGGCGCAGCTCGCCGCGGGCAAACCCGAGGAGGCCGAGGCCGTGTGGAACGTCGCGCTGAACAAGGACGGCCCTGCGGATCTCAAGGCGAAGGTGCACTTCGTGCTGGCCGACCTGCGCGAGCGTCAACGCAAGCTCCCCGAGGCCAAGGAGGCGTGGGGCAAGTACGCCCAGTTCCTCAAGGACCAGGCCGCCGACGCGAAGGGCTACCCCGGCACGCCCGAGGAGCGGCAGAAGGTCATCGAGCGCCGCCTGAAGGACGAGAAGGACTACGCCGCCGTGAAGGAGCGCATCATCAAGCGCCAGGCCGAGCGCGAAAAAGAGGCGGCCAACAACGCCAAGAAGGACAAGCTCAACCGCTGA
- a CDS encoding PEP/pyruvate-binding domain-containing protein — protein sequence MVDPSARQARTPGGTDTPGGYENTLRPLALAWSRKRGDARRFGGKATSLGKLVREGLPVPRGWVLPAEHFDALAETTLPRGHDLPSLIKLAGSRAGIDRAARARDRIQEAPLEASLQAALEALWADVGESAPWGLAVRSSATCEDGEETSFAGLATTLLGVRGPEGLAAAIKQVWASAFLPRAIEYLAHHGVRDVAMAVLVQVMARAEAAGVLFTAPPPGLAGEHWGEDERLVNVTLGLGAPVVEGAMPTDSVRFSKSGGVVATVVAEKRRALVVGEHGVEEVAIPEDHARRAALSLEAIGQLGELATRLERGGAGPFDVEFAVEKTPEGKDQVLLLQVRPIGGGGFPEGGDAQTVWSRANVGEALPGAATPLTWSIARTFSEKGFREAFAALGCRVPRGAHLVTNVHGRFYLNLSAFMQIAAQVPLLSPRALLSASGGAGEAAIALLEQQTEDVSKRGFLARLPLVAPRVLASQARLERDVASYEVEAERARRSLAEMDLGLLPDDALATTLRTASALLDRTGTLMLSCASASLASHLALARLLERFAARRSSARDDDDDALAMDPLMPRTLSSGASLAHALVGGVRELESASPGVALARIAVRAREEPEARARLLAGEVRTSSDLPDGPTRRELESFLDTFGDRAVREAELSTPRWREDPSAVLAMLVAALRAPDSDPDRALARARALADREMAQLETRLGPATLYAVRALVTRAQRFTRLRERMRMWVTRVLGMLRTIALDVDRRLIRIDPTLSRGAVFFCTYEELIQALRSGRAEIGHVARLRRAEHLRDAQRPDPPPTFIGRPPPVQLPPAFGRRLVGLPASSGVVEGRARVLSPGTGGLDAVCAGEILVTRTTDVGLSPLFLVAAAVVTELGGPLSHAAIVAREYGVPAVVNVPGATVAIRTGDRVRVDGDRGTIEIFAGDVRSKET from the coding sequence GTGGTCGACCCTTCGGCGCGGCAAGCGAGAACGCCCGGCGGCACGGACACGCCGGGCGGCTACGAGAACACCCTCCGTCCGCTCGCGCTCGCCTGGAGCCGGAAGCGCGGCGATGCCCGGCGCTTCGGCGGCAAGGCCACGAGCCTCGGCAAGCTCGTGCGCGAGGGCCTGCCCGTGCCGCGTGGCTGGGTCTTGCCAGCCGAACACTTCGACGCGCTCGCCGAGACGACGCTGCCGCGTGGCCACGATCTGCCCTCGCTCATCAAGCTCGCCGGCAGCCGCGCCGGGATCGATCGGGCCGCGCGCGCGCGTGATCGCATCCAGGAGGCGCCCCTCGAAGCGTCGCTGCAAGCCGCGCTCGAGGCGCTCTGGGCCGACGTCGGCGAGAGCGCTCCGTGGGGCCTCGCCGTGCGCTCGAGCGCGACGTGCGAGGACGGCGAGGAGACGAGTTTTGCCGGGCTCGCGACGACGCTGCTCGGCGTGCGCGGGCCCGAGGGGCTCGCCGCGGCGATCAAGCAGGTCTGGGCGAGCGCGTTCTTGCCACGCGCGATCGAGTACCTCGCGCACCACGGCGTGCGTGACGTGGCGATGGCGGTGCTCGTGCAGGTGATGGCTCGCGCCGAGGCCGCGGGCGTGCTCTTCACGGCGCCGCCGCCCGGGCTCGCAGGGGAGCACTGGGGCGAGGACGAGCGGCTCGTCAACGTCACGCTGGGGCTCGGCGCGCCCGTCGTCGAGGGCGCGATGCCGACCGACTCGGTGCGCTTCTCGAAGTCGGGCGGCGTGGTCGCGACGGTCGTCGCGGAGAAGCGGCGCGCGCTCGTCGTGGGCGAGCATGGCGTCGAGGAGGTCGCGATCCCCGAGGATCACGCGAGGCGCGCCGCGCTCTCGCTCGAGGCGATCGGGCAGCTCGGCGAGCTCGCCACGAGGCTCGAGCGAGGCGGCGCCGGGCCCTTCGACGTGGAGTTCGCCGTCGAGAAGACGCCCGAAGGCAAGGACCAGGTGCTCCTCCTGCAAGTGCGCCCGATCGGCGGCGGAGGCTTCCCCGAGGGGGGCGACGCGCAGACGGTCTGGTCACGCGCGAACGTCGGCGAGGCCTTGCCCGGCGCGGCCACGCCGCTCACGTGGTCGATCGCGCGGACCTTCAGCGAGAAGGGCTTCCGCGAGGCGTTCGCCGCGCTCGGATGTCGCGTCCCTCGTGGCGCGCACCTCGTCACCAACGTGCACGGGCGCTTCTACTTGAACCTCAGCGCGTTCATGCAGATCGCCGCGCAGGTGCCGCTGCTCTCGCCCCGCGCGCTGCTCTCGGCCTCGGGCGGCGCGGGCGAGGCGGCGATCGCGTTGCTCGAACAGCAGACCGAGGACGTCTCGAAGCGCGGCTTCCTCGCGCGCCTGCCGCTCGTGGCCCCGCGCGTGCTCGCGAGCCAGGCGCGGCTCGAGCGTGACGTCGCGAGTTACGAGGTCGAAGCCGAGCGCGCGCGTCGCTCCCTCGCCGAGATGGACCTCGGCCTCCTGCCCGACGACGCGCTCGCCACCACCCTGCGCACCGCGAGCGCGCTGCTCGATCGCACGGGCACCTTGATGCTCTCCTGCGCCTCGGCCTCGCTCGCGAGCCACCTCGCGCTCGCGCGCCTCCTCGAACGCTTCGCCGCGCGCCGCTCCTCGGCGCGGGACGATGACGACGACGCGCTCGCGATGGATCCGCTCATGCCCCGTACGCTCTCGTCGGGCGCGTCGCTCGCGCACGCCCTCGTCGGCGGCGTGCGTGAGCTCGAGAGCGCGAGCCCCGGCGTCGCCCTCGCCCGCATCGCCGTGCGCGCGCGCGAGGAGCCCGAGGCGCGCGCTCGCCTGCTCGCCGGCGAGGTCCGCACCTCGAGCGACCTGCCCGACGGCCCGACGCGACGCGAGCTCGAGTCGTTCCTCGACACCTTCGGCGACCGCGCCGTCCGCGAGGCCGAGCTCTCGACGCCGCGCTGGCGCGAGGACCCCTCGGCGGTGCTCGCCATGCTCGTCGCAGCGCTGCGCGCGCCCGACAGCGACCCCGACCGCGCCCTCGCCCGCGCCCGCGCCCTCGCCGATCGCGAGATGGCCCAGCTCGAGACGCGCCTCGGCCCGGCCACGCTCTACGCCGTCCGCGCCCTCGTCACGCGCGCGCAGCGCTTCACCCGCCTCCGCGAGCGCATGCGCATGTGGGTCACGCGTGTGCTCGGCATGCTGCGCACCATCGCGCTCGACGTCGATCGGCGCCTCATCCGCATCGACCCCACCTTGTCGAGGGGCGCCGTCTTCTTCTGCACCTACGAGGAGCTCATCCAGGCGCTTCGAAGTGGCCGCGCCGAGATCGGCCACGTCGCGCGCCTGCGCCGCGCCGAGCACCTGCGCGACGCCCAGCGCCCCGATCCTCCGCCCACCTTCATCGGCCGCCCGCCGCCCGTGCAGCTCCCGCCTGCGTTTGGCCGCCGCCTCGTGGGCCTGCCGGCTTCGAGTGGCGTCGTCGAGGGCCGCGCCCGCGTCCTCTCGCCTGGCACGGGTGGCCTCGACGCCGTTTGCGCCGGCGAGATCCTCGTCACGCGTACGACGGACGTCGGCCTCTCGCCGCTCTTCCTCGTCGCGGCCGCGGTCGTCACCGAGCTCGGCGGGCCGCTCTCGCATGCGGCGATCGTCGCGCGCGAGTACGGCGTCCCTGCGGTCGTCAACGTCCCGGGCGCCACCGTCGCGATTCGCACCGGGGATCGCGTCCGCGTCGATGGGGACCGCGGGACGATTGAAATCTTCGCGGGTGATGTCAGGTCCAAGGAGACGTGA
- a CDS encoding alpha/beta hydrolase: MHTRRHHLLTLAALSLSACRKQSAPSPVADPRWKDLSFPQDEQRALVLAPPSARPLPVLVALHGRGESGRGLEVGAYAWRDDYGLDRLDRRLAAPPLTGVDLEGFFRPDRLAQMNHSLAKHAYEGLVVACPYTPVVADRSEKGAAPFGRFVTSALLARARAEAKASSDRAATGIDGVSMGGRLALFVGFAHPEVFGAIGALQPALKPEEAPHFAGLARAAMDRHPFALRLASSDADPFLPAVRALSAALAKVDVPHQLVVTPGPHDYAWNRGPGGAEMLLWHERVLRALPAP; encoded by the coding sequence ATGCACACCCGACGTCACCACCTCCTCACCCTCGCGGCCCTCTCCCTCTCCGCTTGCCGCAAGCAATCCGCACCCTCGCCGGTCGCGGATCCACGCTGGAAAGACCTCTCCTTCCCGCAAGACGAGCAGCGCGCCCTCGTGCTCGCTCCGCCGTCCGCGCGCCCTCTGCCCGTGCTCGTCGCGCTGCATGGTCGGGGCGAGTCGGGCCGCGGGCTCGAGGTCGGCGCGTACGCCTGGCGCGACGATTACGGCCTCGACCGGCTCGATCGCAGGCTCGCCGCGCCGCCGCTCACGGGCGTCGATCTCGAAGGGTTTTTCCGGCCGGATCGGCTCGCGCAGATGAACCACTCGCTCGCGAAGCACGCCTACGAGGGCCTCGTCGTCGCCTGTCCCTACACGCCCGTCGTCGCGGATCGATCCGAGAAGGGAGCCGCGCCCTTCGGCCGGTTCGTCACGAGCGCGCTCCTGGCGCGCGCGCGCGCCGAGGCGAAGGCGTCCTCGGATCGCGCAGCGACGGGCATCGACGGCGTGAGCATGGGCGGGCGGCTCGCGCTCTTCGTGGGCTTCGCCCATCCCGAGGTGTTCGGCGCGATCGGCGCGCTCCAGCCAGCCTTGAAGCCCGAGGAGGCCCCGCACTTCGCCGGGCTCGCGCGCGCGGCGATGGATCGGCATCCCTTCGCGCTCCGGCTCGCGTCGAGCGACGCCGATCCGTTCCTCCCCGCCGTGCGGGCGCTCTCGGCCGCGCTCGCAAAGGTGGATGTCCCGCACCAGCTCGTCGTGACCCCGGGGCCTCACGATTACGCCTGGAACCGAGGGCCCGGCGGGGCCGAGATGTTGCTCTGGCACGAGCGGGTCCTGCGCGCCCTGCCCGCCCCCTGA